GAATTGTATCCCTTCAGCATCTTCCAAAATGTGGGACAGGGACAGCAAAAGACTGGACTAAATCCTCAGGGAACCTCGTGTACCCTGATAGATTTTCTCATCGTTGTCACACAGGTGCAACTCAAACTATCGGGGTAGCTTTGGAAGTACCCGAAAGGGGGCCAATTGTGCCACCAAACCCTGGACGAGAATCACTTCTAAAGAACGACGATTCTCAAACTGCGGCATGCATCACCGGTGTTACGTGATTattgttatttcatttttatgtgcaatacattttaattgaaggatgatttaagttcatttttaaaatatttcttataTTATAGCATTGTgtgaatgttcaaactgtgcacaATAATATACAGTGTCTTACAATATTATGAAACATTTAGGAATAAGCTCTGCCTCTATAGATGAACACTTGAACCTTTGTCATTGTAGTTGGAGTTGGAATGTTAAGTTTCATTTAAATGGCCCATGCtgtcaaaatccatttttaccCCCAGTGTTTTATGCACATAATCCGTCAAAAGTCTGTGGTCTGGTTTAAGTTTGACATCCAGTCAATTGTCAATTGCATGCAAAACCCTTTGAAAGGAAAATGCAGAAAAACGAGGCAACCATTTTCGAGGGTCGTTGCGACGTACTTAAACTACTCATTATTCATTATTCTACTGATGCTCCGTTGCAATAACCAATTTATCTGCTGGAGTTGTGGACCAGCTATGAAAAAGGGCATCCTGGGCATTCCCAAGCCAAATTATTTTGCAATAATAAAACATCAATGAATaaaatggggcggcacggtggactcagctagaaaagcgttggcctcacagttctgaggtcccgggttcaatcccggactcgcctatgtggagtttgcatgttctcgccgtgcctgcgtgggttttctccgggcagtccgatttcctcccacatcccaaaaacatgcaacatgaattggacactctaaattgcccctaggtgtgattgtgactgcggctgtttgtctccatgtgccctgcgattggctggcgaccagttcagggagtaccccgcctcctgcccgttgacagctgggatatgctccggtactccccgtgatcctcgtgaggataagcgacaaagaaaatggatggatggatgaataaaatggaaaaaaaataggtgtcACATTGGCCCTTGACGGTGGATTCAGTGCTGTCATATAGCATAGTGTTGACATAGTTTACAATTTTAACAAACGTGTTATCACACCTGGGAAAATACATAATCAAACACCTGAACGTCTTgtttcagagagagagagagagagagagagagagagaagagagagagagagagggagagagagaattcTTCCATGGGGCCCCAAGTGTCCCGTTCGCAGCCACGCCCACAGGGATGAGCGCGATATAAAGCCCGGACGTGCTGGTAGCCCAAGAACCGTGAGCAGCCTTACCTGCGGTGACATCATCCTCGCGATGACAACAGGGCCCGGCTACAAGGGGGCCACTTAAAGGCATTCGGGCCGGACTGTGCAATTTAAGCCCCCGGTGTGgatattaccccccccccctcctcctcctcccctgctTGTGGACTTCCCCGTGGAGTTACCTGTGCTGCTGCGATTGATCGGAGACTTCGCGACCCGAGTTCCTCCTCCGAGCTCCCGCAGTCATTGCGTGACAGTCAGGCCGCGATGAGTCGGAGAACTCGACGCTGGATTTTAAGAGTTTTACTTTGTCTGGGAATCGTTTACCTGAAAATTGGGTGAGTCGCGCTTGATTTCGAATCGTTGCCTTCACCTGTGAAGCTCGACGAGCAACACCCGAAATCGTAACGTGGAACAATTCGCAGGCGCTTCTGGAATTTGTTCCCGTTTTGTTCATTCATGTTTTAATCACGGGACCACTTGAAGTCGTAATGCACCTGCCGCTTAACTTTCTTCAAGGAAAAACTCTGGTCCAATccgtattttattttaatattttttttttttcctccgcagggGCTTCTCGTCGGTGGTGGCCCTCGGAGCGAGTATAATCTGCAACAAAATCCCCGGTTTGGCACCCAGACAGCGGATTATTTGCCAGAGTCGCCCCGATGCCATCATCGTCATCGGCGAGGGCGCGCAAATGGGCATCAACGAGTGTCAGTTCCAGTTCAAAAACGGACGCTGGAACTGCTCGGCCCTGGGCGAGAGGACCGTCTTCGGAAAAGAGTTGAAAGTGGGTATGTTGCTATCTGTTCATGTTTGTTAACATTTACACCACTGACGCCCTTTTTTTCGGTCGGCATTTGTGCGCGACTTGCGTAAAATTCACGTTCCGTTGATTTGCGCGCATTGCAATCCCGAATTGAGCGTcgtaataatacagtaataataaaatactacaataataataataacaaaaaattatatttataacATCGTTTAATCCAGTTCAAGCAAATCCAGTTGCCGATAGACTTGATAACTGCCACCACAATTTAGAAACATTTATATGGATCTGTACGGCAAACGCGCAAAtacaattattctttttttgaaacatttcttgCATGTTTTCCTGATTGTGAAACTACTATGAGTGataccatttccattttaagACACAAAACAACATGCTTGCACATATGCCAAGTTAATGTTGTTTGCACTACAGTATTTTTTGGGGAATTGTGctctaagtgtttttttttttttttttaaccaagcggGTACAAAGGGATATCTGGAGCCAGCGCCGTAACAAAGCTCTTGTGAATAGTCGCAGCCTTTCTTTTCATCCCTCGCTGTCTCATGAGACACAGTTTCCCTGGTCTTTATCCCGTCTGCCGGTGGGTGCTGCGGCTCACACTGTAAGGATGCGGATCTTACCACGGGTATAAGTTTCAGTGAGGAAAGTACCATATTGGAGAAACTAGATGGCTCCTGTGGAGATGAATGCGTACGACACAGATTGCTGGGGGGGACAGAAAAACATAGTCAATTTATAATGATCGATTTACTATACCTACAGTTATAAGTGGCGatagaaattagattttttttaattatttaagggAAAACAGCCCATTTAGCGCTGATGCAAATATGCACATATGCAATATGCAAATACTTCAGATTGATTTGAACACAAAGCCAAGTAGCTTGCACCAGCTGTGCAACGCCATCTTGCCCGCTGCTGGCGGAAAGAAAAGCTAATCCCGGTCATGCTGTCAGCAGCGTTTGACAAGCCGTTCTTTTTATGAATGACTTGTTTTGGCCCATCGAGGGTGCCGGCGTGCAATTGAAAGCCCGCACCACGTCCTCGGCTTGGACAGCCGTGGCAAATAGATTGGTTGCACGGATCAGAGCGGCCTAGAAGCCAAGTGATCGCAAATGGAGGCCATTGATGGCGCAATTCTGAGCAGGGCTGCGTGGCTCGCGATTGTTCTTTTAAGGAGTGCGTGGCTTGGCTCGGATCAAAGAATCCCCCGGACCGAGGGGATCCTGAAGTCGACAGAGAACAAAATCATTCCGCAACTCATTTCGGTTTACCTTCCTTATGGCGTATGAATATCTTCCATCACTCAGTATGATTTTGTGAAGTTCTCCTATACGGTCTCTTTAGGAGGACCCGTGCACAAGAATTACAGAGAAGAATGAACCGTGCTGCACTCAGATGTGACTGAGTGCACCGGCACACCTTGATTTTTGGCCCGAGGCCCGTTTAGTCTGTAAAAACGTCAACATAATTTATGCCCCGATATgagtttttctccccccccccttcaaagaTAGAAAGGTGGCACACAGCCAAGACGCGCCATCTGTATGTGGCGGTTCTGGTGAGCTCGGTGGCACCAAGACACAAAGAAAGGGATGATGTGAACAAACAGCTACAAAAGCAGTTTATTTATGCACAGATATGGTTCGATATAATCAGATGGTCCCTGTTTGCGGGCCAATCAAGAGAAAAATTTCCAAGACGAAAagtcccatttttaaaattcccattttaaatgaggttcCTTGCATCATTTCATATTTCAACAACTATTTGTCACACTCCGCCAGATTAACCTTTAGTTAATTGTCGATATTTCCGCATGTGTAAATGATTTGTTCGCTAGACTTGACGGAGATAAGGCCAGGATGGGGATGTTGGTGTCTTATGAGTTTGCACAGAATGTGTCATTTCTGAATGGATCAATAGCTGTTCCCCTTCCTGACAGCCCTCTTATTCATGCTGCTTTGTTGACTAAGCTGCCGGCAGCCATTTTGATTCACGGGCAGGACGGTTTCCAGGTCGGATTTCAAAACACTGTAACCCTTCACTAATATGTCACTGAGACGATGATGTCAACCCTCGTACTGTTAATCAATAATCCTCTATCATTCTCGTCAAACCAAAAATGTACTAACTTGACGTTGACGAGAAAGTGTAATGATATTTCGTAGTCCGAGATAAAAATACGGCCCAAAAAAACTCAACTCGACAAAACCTAGTTTTACTTGAGCATTGGATCGCGTTCTTCATTTTTGACCACGCTTTTCTCTCTTCCATTTCCTTTAGCTTCATGTTGGTTGGACATTTAAAACATAGCATCCAAAATATCAGCTACGCTATATGAAAGAAATACTAATAAGCATAACAAAGACTTGTGTGTTCTGTGGGGAGTGTCAATCCGAAACCAAGTCACAAGCTATTTTTTACTCAAGTGGTTTATCAAGTAAATGTACCCAAGACACACTTCAGAGCTTTAAGAGCTGGCCAGAagtaaaatgacaacaaaaacacgTATTCCTAACTCTGATACATTTTTTGGTGTGCTTTTTCAAGGAAGTAAAGAAGCCGCCTTTACGTACGCCATCATtgcagccggggtggctcacgCCATCACCGCCGCCTGTACGCAGGGTAACCTGAGTGACTGCAGCTGCGACAAAGAGAAGCAGGGTTTCTACAGCAGGGACCAGGGATGGAAGTGGGGGGGCTGCTCCGCGGACATCAGCTACGGCCTCGACTTTTCCAAAGTCTTCATTGACGCCCGCGAGGTCAAACAGAACGCACGGACGCTCATGAACCTCCATAACAACGAGGTGGGACGCAAGGTAAGCTTCGCCCGTCTCCCGAGACATTCCGCTTTTTAAGAGGGGTCCTGATTACTGCGGTGACCTGGGAGCCTCCGCCAAGTAGCTGCGGAGGTGACCTTTGCCAAGGACCTGCTGAGCACTAACAAGCCAGAAGAAGCCAGCAAAAGAACTGTCAAAGGGGATAGGATTGGTTCCAACCCAGATCACTGCACAGAGaacactcttcttcttcttttccttttggcttgtccggttaggggtcgccacagcgtgtcatctttttccatcaaagcctatcttgtgcatcctcctctttaacacccactgtcctcatgtcatccctcaccacatccatcaaccttttccttggtcttcctgtcgctcttttgcttggcagctccatcctcagcacccttctaccaatagactcactctctcgcctctggacatgcccaaaccatcgaagtctgctctctcgaaccttttctccaaaacatccaactttggctgtccctctaatgagctcatttctaatcctatccaacctgttcacaccgagcgagaacctcaacatcttcatttctgccacctccagttccaccgtctcttatccgtacatcatggccggcctcaccactgtttcataaactttgcccttcacacagaacaccagacaccttccgccaactgttccaccacgcttgaacccgtttcttcacttccttaccacactctccattgctctgtattgttgacccaaaccctgctaaaaaaattctatagaacatttgtaaagaatttctaaagaactatagacctttaggacccaagtcctatagaatttctagagaaattctattgttctgtagaaattcgatggaaagtcacagccaaagttctatagaacaacttgttctgtacaaattctatagaatgcTTTAGATTtgtatagaatttctacagaaaatttttagcggggaagtatttgaagtcgtccaccctcgctatctcttctccctggagcttcactcttcctcctccacccatctcattcacgcacatatattccattttccttcggccaatcttcattcctctccttcccagtgcgtacctccatccaGAGAACACTCTGGCACTGTGCAAAAAGTCCCCGGTGTCGAGTATTATACAATTAGCTTTATTTCTAATGTCCCTCTAATGTGAGAAATCCGTAGCTTTGTGCTTTTATGTGCACTACAGGACTCCAGTGGTGAGTAGTATTCAATGGACTCTTTCAATTCACTTTCAGTAATCGGGTGCAATTTGATTCACTCCCATTCTTTTTCATAAATGACTAAAATAATGATACACTTACATTTTCCGCAAGAAACAAGCTGAATTTTCAGCAAGGAGCAgcaagacagacaacaattgtgCCACAGGATACAAAGAGGACAAACAGACCGTTCTCCCCCTCTTTTCAGCACCCCGGCGCAGGGTGACAATGAGAGTCCATTCGGTCTAAGAGGTTAAAGACCAAGTGGAGCGACGTGCCAAATACCCAAAGAGGACCTGGTGAAGAATAAAAAGTAGCTTTGGCCAAGTCGACTCACATCCTTCTTCCTTTCCCTGTGCCAGAAAAGCCTGATTCACACAACCGACACGTCCATCGCATCGCCGCCTGAAAGGCCTCGCGCACAATCGCCCCGAGCGGATCATTTTCTATGTGCTCGTCAGGGCCGTGAATCCAAATTGGCTTTTCTGGACAGCAAATTTGTCTTCCCGGAAACGTTGCGGTGGTTTTTGTTCGTTTTTGCTAATAAAGGGGCTCTCTGTTTTGATAGCAATccaaccccccaccctctcTTATTTATGCTAATCAGGCACGGGGATGCTGAGCAGGAGCTCCCCTGGTCCAATCATCCACACAAAGGCTGCCACAAGTATTGGTCACACAACAACTGATGGATTAGGGCCGTTGAAGCCTGCAACTTTATCAAGTAATTTGGGCTTTACTGGCAGGGAACACAACCAACTTTAAGATATCACGTCAAACATCAAACTCCCAACATTACACGGAGAAACGCCCATTTCACCTTGTTTGGAAAATTCCTCTTCCAGCCAATAGCGCGCCTCATTGTCAACAGGCCGGGCTTTAGCAGTAATCCCAGTCACTCTGCGCCTCGAATGCTCGCTCTTGacatttgtgtgttgtgtggtGACTACACACACAGGGGCTGACATCTGATACTTTATTTTGGCTTCTGTGTGTACGCTATAATGCAGCAATGCGATGGGCTTCCATTTAATCCCCCACTGCAGGGTGCTCGCTTGTCATGTTGTCATTGAGTTGCACATTATAGACGGTCCATGATCCTGTTTGAAAATGATTATCGGGCCAATTTTTTGGTTGCTTTTTTTGGCCCCTATgactgactttgttttttttttttttttctgggagtaATGTTTCGGTTGCTAAGCAGCTTTTGTGTTTCCAGGTCCTGGAGAAGAACATGCGGCTGGAATGCAAGTGTCACGGAGTGTCCGGCTCCTGCACCACCAAAACCTGCTGGACTACACTTCCCAAGTTCCGCGAGCTCGGCTACATTCTCAAGGAGAAATATGCCCACGCGGTGCACGTGGAGCCGGTCAAAGCCAGCCGCAACAAGCGTCCCAAATTCCTGAAGATCAAGAAGCCATATTCTTACCGGAAGCCCATGGATACAGACTTGGTGTACATAGACAAGTCCCCGAACTACTGCGAGGCGGACACGTTGACGGGCAGCCTGGGGACACAAGGGCGGGTGTGCAACAAGACTATGATGCAGCACATCAGCGGCTGCGACCTGATGTGCTGCGGCCGCGGCTACAACACGCACCAGTACTCCAGAGTGTGGCAATGCAACTGCAAGTTCTTGTGGTGCTGCTACGTCAAGTGCAACACGTGCAGTGAGAGGACAGAGGTGTACACTTGCAAATGAGAATATTTATTGGATGGTGCTCGAGTGCGTGTGGCGGTGAatgtgtcttctttttttttttttttttttgaacggaCGAACTGGATCCGTTTGCTGCACGAGGAGCTGCTACTGGGCTGTGGACATTCGGTTAGTTGAGGTGCACAGTGACAAAAGACTTGTCACGGGGAAAACTGCACGTTGCGGGCGCGTATCGCGTGCAACCGGAGCACAAAGACTTGACGCCACACGGATACGTAGTGGCGACGAGAAATGAAATATGTGATGGCTGAGCCGTGCACACTGCTGTCTTTCACACATGGAATGACTCAGCCATGTGGAATATTTAACatactgtgtgttttttttttttttttttagaatggagataattaataattaatttattgGATAAGAACTACTGAATTTGTCCGTCATggttcaaaataacaaaatgtcgGGAGGGCTTAGTTTTCTAAAGGGATCAGAAGCTGTTAACACAATGGATACGAATCCACCTCATTTTAACTTGTCCCCCACTTGGGTCTTCCCTCTGTTTGCTGCTAGTCCCGAGAATCCCATTTGTTTTCGTTCAGAGCTTCAAAAACACAGGcacattttccactttttggTAAATATTTGGTTCATAGAGTATATTTTGTAAGAGCCTATTTTTGTATGGATGTCTTATTTATATCTGCTGCATAATATTCAACGTTGAGCTCGGACACCCGTCCGTAAAAAGCTGATCTATGTAAGTTTGCCCCTGGTTGTGTAGTCTGAGTTATAGAAGCTGTTTCTGTGTGTCTGTTGTTTACTGCATTTCATGACTACTACTGATGGAATACAGGAACAGAATAACACcaacaatgcatgatttcatttttgtatccTCTGACATCCAGTTACGCAGTGATGTGGTTCACTTGAAAAGCAATGCGATCTTTTTAGCATAAAATGTTAGCTTCAGGCAATAATATCTCTGTCATTACCGTGGGAACCCAACACATTTCCCATTTGATACTGGTGGCCTTTCCCGGGGAGTGTCATATTGTGGTATAATATCAGTACTTATTCTCTGAGGTGTGTGCACGACTACGCAGCACCACATAACCACTTttacagtcaagaaaataagtatttgaacaccctgctatattgcaagttctcccacttagaaatcatcgaggggtctgaaattttcatcgtaggtgcatctccattATGAAacagataatccaaaaagaaaaatcacaatgtatgattttttttttaactatttatttgtgtgataagctgcaaataagtatttgaacacctgtctaccagctagaattctgaccctcaaacacctgttagtccgcctttaaaagtccacctccactccatagatgcacctgtgtgaggtcgttagctgcataaagacacctgtccaccccatacgatcagtaagactcaaacttgtaacatggccaagaccaaagagctctccaaatacaccacagacaaaattgtacaactccacagggctgcaaaggactacggagaaatGGCAAAGTAGCTTGGtgataaaaggtccactgttggagcaatcattagaaaatggaagaagctaaacatgactgtcaatctcaatcggagtggagccccacgcaAGTAATCaactcatggggtctcaatgatccttacaaaggtgaggattcagcccaggactacacgacaggatttggtcaatgacctgaaaagagctgagaccaccgtttccaaggtgactgttggtaatacactaagacgtcatcgtttgaaatcacgcatggcagggaaggttcccctgcttaaaccagcacatgtcaaggcccgtcttctgtttgccaatgaccatttggatgatgcagaggagtcatgggagaaagttttgtggtcagatgaaaccaaaatggaactttttggtcataattccacccaccgtgtttggaggaagacgaatgatgagttccatcccaagaacaccatccctcctgtgaagcatggaggtggtagcaccatgctttgggggtgtttttctgcacatgggacaggacaactgcactgtattaaggagaggatgaccgcggccatgtattgtgagattttgggaaacaacctctttccctcagtcagagcaagatgggtcgtggctgggtctttcaacatgacaatgacccaaagcacacagccaggaaaaccaatgagtggctccgtaagaagcatatcaaggttgtggcatggcctagccagtctccagacctaaactcaatagaaaatctttggagggagctgaaactccgtgtttctccgCGATAGCCCAGAaccttgtctgatctagagaagatctgtgtggaggagtggaccaatatccctcctgcagtgtgcaaacctggtgaacaactacaggaaacgttggacctctgtaattacaaacaaaggctactaatattaagattggttttctcaggtgttcaaatagttattcgctgctgtatcacacaaataaaccgatttaaaaaaatcatacattgtgatttctggatttttagtctgagattctctctctcacagtggacatgaccctacgatgacaatttcaaacccctccatgatttctaagtgggataacttgcaatatagcagggggttcaaatacgtattttcttcactgttccTCCTTGTCTTTATCAAGCGCAAAACTAAAGCAAGCAGAGCAGCGCTGATTATCTGCAAATGTCTACTAGATGAActttcaggaaaaaaacaacaacaactaattTCTCATTCAAAAGTGATCAATTGAAAATGTATCACCAGTTTAACTTTCAGATAACCTAACACAGAAATTAATGATTAAACCTCTGGGGTCTGTCGACGATCACCATGATAATAAATCATCATGTGCCGCCATGTCTACGTGTACAATGGTGACCGCAGAGAGGGATGTCCGGTGAGCGGGGAAAGTTATTCAGTCTTAATTGCGGGGCCATCTTGCAGACTGGGAAGTGCTTGAACGTATTGAAGGAGAAGAAGCGTTTGTGCTCTAATAGCAGGGTAACGGCGTAATTGATGAGGCTAGTTGGGCCGACTGTCACGGTGATGGCTTGCTCAGTCGGGGGAGTGGGAGCTGTCAGGTGATAGATGGCTCGCACATCTGCTTCATTCACTTCTGGGCGACCCGTTGCTACGACAACCTCAGCGGCGCTCAGAAAATGCGGGGCGGTCTCCAAGAGAGGCCGGCCGGCGCGTCAGGGAAATGTTAACGATGGCGGAGCCCACGGTCATTACAGATTCCACTCTCATTGGCATGGGAGTGAAACAGAGACAGACTGAAGGTgctgatggaaaaagaaaaaaaaaaatcgctccCGGTCATCTTCAAGCACTGATAAATGGAGCGTGTAAAGGTTTCACCTTTGCTGCATTTCTTAGCAATTTCCTCAGGttaatttacagtatttcagaTATATCACGTGTCATTGTCAGTCCTGCCCCCCACCCTGGAGAAAGAAACATGGAAACAATAACAGGCTTGTCACTTTTGACAAAAGCCTTTCATGATATCCACACAAAAGGCTCGTGTAAGATTAGGAAAAAGCTCGGGTTAAACGAAGGTTTTGCGTGCATCGCATTACCCCATGAAGACGTACACAGCCGGGTGTTTTGTATGCCCTCAGTGTTGCTTGCGGTGTTGCGCAACACAGGCGTACAATTGGTCAAAATAACAACTTCAGTCACAATTTTGCACTGGATTCCGAGGTTCCTCTAGTTTGGATTTAGCACTTGCTACAATGTTGAAATTAGTTCAAACCGCTCCTGCAATTTAAAGAACTACTGTGACTAGCGTTGTAATTATCCCTgtcttggaaatattttttctgcGAAACTGGTTTGGTATCTCCTATGTGTTAGCTCCAGTTTTAACACTGACGTTTTATTTCGGAAACTCTCTTGAAAACCGTGGCAAAAGTCACATCCAGCACATTTCGGGCAGTTCACTTCAGGCAGAAACACTGCTATAATTACACATtaccattatttattttgttggatAGGCGGGTTTAATTTTGAACAGGTAATTCCCCCTCCAGTTGTGTTGGCGCTAGCTCCTGTGCgactgttttattttcaaagttgTACGCAGTGCTGTTAAAAAACTATTGCCGAAAGTGAGTGCTACCCAGTATTGAGTTAGTGTGTCAACGAATGCAGTATTTCTTTCATATTAATAATTAGATCTCGCTGTGTAGATTATCTTGAATATAGTTTTTTGTGCTAATCTTGAATAATCCAAATTGATTGCGCTGTCAAACGGTCTCTGGTAATCCTGATCTGGTCTAGTCtgccataaaacaaaaaaagactgtgGTTAGAGACCATTGATCCACCTGCTATGTATTCCAGCTGCACAAAACATAAACCACACAAAGGCCGCAGTGGCTTGATCCCCACAAAATGGCACCTCCTTTGATACTACATGCCCTGCGCTATAACTGACACGCTAATTATACCGTGAACACTGTTTTTCCCAAAACAGGATTGGGTCTGGGCCAAGATGCTCAGGGGTGTAATATGCATGTTGCTGTCAGGTTTGGTCGCGTTCCCCTTTGGTGGTGTGTTTGTCAAAACATGCTCACTTTTGGAAGTGGTCTGCAGAGTTATGGCTGGGTTTACCCACAAATTCCTGCTGCTAGATATTAAAACACAAACTGAAGCTGCCCTGACATCACAAGGATGCATCTTTGATTCTGTTTAATTAACCGCTCATGTGTTAACATCTGCCAACGCTTCAATCACACAGGCGAAGGGCAAAAAAGACAATAATTTGAAGGAGGCGGAGGGGGTGCGAGAAACTCTGTGCTCCCACTTCGCTCTCTCTGGCCATAAATCTTGTGACACATGATTATGTCAGTCATACTTTTGTCTTGCCTCTGGTTGAGACATGCACAAGCACCTGAGCACGGCACAGTAAATTGCAGAGCACAAAGTTGTCTTTATGTGATTCCAGAG
This DNA window, taken from Syngnathoides biaculeatus isolate LvHL_M chromosome 2, ASM1980259v1, whole genome shotgun sequence, encodes the following:
- the LOC133495199 gene encoding protein Wnt-7a; amino-acid sequence: MSRRTRRWILRVLLCLGIVYLKIGGFSSVVALGASIICNKIPGLAPRQRIICQSRPDAIIVIGEGAQMGINECQFQFKNGRWNCSALGERTVFGKELKVGSKEAAFTYAIIAAGVAHAITAACTQGNLSDCSCDKEKQGFYSRDQGWKWGGCSADISYGLDFSKVFIDAREVKQNARTLMNLHNNEVGRKVLEKNMRLECKCHGVSGSCTTKTCWTTLPKFRELGYILKEKYAHAVHVEPVKASRNKRPKFLKIKKPYSYRKPMDTDLVYIDKSPNYCEADTLTGSLGTQGRVCNKTMMQHISGCDLMCCGRGYNTHQYSRVWQCNCKFLWCCYVKCNTCSERTEVYTCK